GTACGCCGACGAGGACGACCGTCCCCGCCAGATCGCGGGCGTAGAACGCCTGCTTGTACGTCTCGGGGCGGCCGACCGCCTCGATGACGACGTCCGCGCCGAAGCCCCCCGTCAGCTCGCGGATCGCCTCGACGGGGTCCGTGGAGCGGGAGTTGACGGTGTGCGTGGCGCCCATCGTCTTCGCGGTCTGCAGCTTGCGGTCGTCGATGTCGACCGCGATGATCTTCGCCGCGCCCGCCAGGCGTGCGCCCACGACGGCCGCGTCGCCGACGCCGCCGCAGCCGATGACCGCGACCGTGTCGCCGCGGCCGACCTGGCCGGTGTTGATCGCGGCGCCGATGCCCGCCATGACGCCGCAGCCGAGGAGGCCCGCGACGGCCGGGGAGACCGAGGGGTCGACCTTGGTGCACTGGCCGGCCGCGACGAGGGTCTTCTCGGCGAAGGCGCCGATGCCGAGCGCGGGAGAGAGCTCGGTCCCGTCGAGCAGGGTCATCTTCTGCTTCGCGTTGTGGGTGTTGAAGCAGTACTGCGGGCGTCCGCGCAGACACGCACGGCAATTGCCGCACACCGCACGCCAGTTGAGGATCACGAAGTCGCCGGGGGCGACGTCCGTGACGCCCTCCCCCACCGATTCGACGATGCCCGACGCCTCGTGACCGAGGAGGAAGGGGAACTCGTCGTTGATCCCGCCCTGCTTGTAGTGGAGATCGGTGTGACAGACCCCGCAGGCCTGGATCTTCACCACGGCCTCGCCGGGACCCGGGTCGGGGACGATGATCGTCTCCACGCGGACGGGCTCGTTCTTGCCGGGGGCGATGACCCCCTGGACCTGCTGTGCCATGCCGTCTGCAGCCTTCCGTACGGTCCGGTGTTACGTCCGGGTCATTCTCCCAGGCCCCGGCCCGCGGAAGCGACCTCCCGGACCCTGCCGCGTACGAGGAACCAGCCGCCGACCAGCATCGCCGCGATCAGCGGCAGGCAGTAGACGGTGGTGCGGCCCACTCCCCCGCCCCACCACATCAGGAAGACCACACAGGCCAGGAAGACGAGCGTGACGATCTGGGTGTACGGGGCCCACGGCAGACGGTAGCCGGGGCGGGTGACCCGGCCGTCCTGCGCGCGGCGCCAGAACAGCAGCGAGCAGAGCATGATCATGCCCCAGGTGCCGAGGATGCCGATCGACGCGAAGTTGAGGACGATCTCGAAGGCCTCGCCGGGGACGACGTAGTTGAGCACGACGCCCAGGACGCCGAAGCCCGCGGTCAGCAGGATGCCGCCGTAGGGCACCTGGCCCTTGTTCATCCGGCCGGTGAAGCGGGGCGCGGAGCCCGCCAGGGACATCGAGCGCAGGATGCGGCCGGTGGAGTACAGGCCGGAGTTGAGGCTGGAGAGTGCGGCGGTGAGGACCACCAGGTTCATCACGCCGGCCGCGCCGGGGACACCGAGCTTGTCGAGGACGGTGACGAAGGGGCTCTGGCCGTCGGAGTACGAGGTGTACGGGAGCAGCAGCGCGAGGAGGACGACGGAGCCGACGTAGAAGATGCCGACGCGCCACATGATCGAGTTGATCGCCTTGGGCATGATCTTCTCGGGGTGCTCGGTCTCGCCTGCGGCGACGCCGCACAACTCCACGGAGGCGTACGCGAAGACGACACCCTGGATGACGAGCAGCATCGGCATCACACCGCTGGGGAAGAGCCCGCCGTTGTCGCCGATGGTGGAGAAGCCGGGGGTGTGGCCGTCGACCGAGTGCTGGGTGACGACCAGATAGATCCCGACGCACATGAAGGCGACCAGGGCGGCGACCTTGATGATCGAGAACCAGAACTCCATCTCGCCGAAGTACTTCACCGAGATCAGGTTGGCGGTGAGGACGACGGCGAGGGCGACGAGTGCGCAGACCCACTGCGGGACCGAGCTGAACATCGACCAGAAGTGGGCGTAGGTGGCGGCGGCCGTGATGTCGGCGACCGCGGTGGTCGACCAGTTGAGGAAGTAGAGCCAGCCCGCGCTGTAGGCGCCCTTCTCGCCCATGAACTCCCGGGCGTAGGAGACGAAGGCGCCGGAGGAGGGGCGGTAGAGGACGAGCTCGCCGAGCGCCCGTACGACGAAGAAGGCGAAGACTCCGCAGACCGCGTAGGCGATCGCGAGGGAGGGTCCGGCGCCGGCCATGCGGCCGCCGGCGCCGAGGAAGAGGCCGGTGCCTATCGCGCCGCCGATGGCGATCATGTTGATGTGGCGCGACTTGAGGTCCTTGCTGTACCCCTCGTCCCCGGCGTCGACGTGTGGGGAGGTCTCGGCCGGAGCGGTGCTGAGGTCACTCATGCGGTGCGGTCGCCTTACGTGGGGGGTCACGATCAAGGCGAGAGCGTAGAGGGGTGTGAGCAGGTCAGGAACCCGGCGAGGGGTGAATGATTCCTTTGTCACAAAAGGTTTGCGACGGCACAGATCACGGTGCGAGGACGTCGAGTTCCTTCAGGGCACCGACCGCGATCTCACGGGTGAGCTCCTCGGCGCGGGCCGCATTGCCTTCCCGTACAGCCTCCGCCACCTGCACATGCAAGGTCACGGCGGCCGGGTCGGGGTCCTCGAACATCACCTGGTGATGGGTGCGACCGGAAAGAACCTCGGCGACGACGTCACCGAGTCGCGCGAACATCTCGTTGCCGGACGCGCCCAGCACGATGCGGTGGAAGGCGATGTCGTGGACGAGGTACGCCTCCAGCTGCTGGCCGCGCGAGGAGGCGACCATGCCGAGCGCCTGCTCGGTGAGGGCGGCGCACTGTTCGGCGGTGGCGTACCGGGCGGCGAGGCCCGCGGCGACCGGTTCGACGGCCGAGCGCAGCACGGTCAGAGAGCGGAGCTGGCGGGGGCGGTCGGCGCCGGCCAGCCGCCAGCGGATGACCTGCGGGTCGTAGACGTTCCACTGCTCGGTCGGCCGTACGGTCACGCCGACCCGTCGCCGGGACTCCACCAGGTGCATGGACTCCAGGACCCGGATCGCCTCGCGGATGACGGTGCGCGAGACCTCGAAGCGCTGGGCGAGCTCGTCGGTGCGCAGCACGCTGCCCGGTGGGTACTCGCCCGCGGTGATCGCGGGGCCGAGATTTTCCAGCACATGGGCGTGCAGCCCCCGGCCCTCAGTAGTCATGGGATCAGGGTACGGGGCGGCCCCCGTAGCCAATACGTATGACTTTTAAGTCACAGACTCTTGAATACGTCGTACCTAATGGGTTTCAGTAGCCATGGCAACGGACCGATGTCGATGAAGACAGCGAGGCACCACCCCATGAGCACCACCCGAGTCTTCGTCCTGATGGGCGTCGCGGGGACCGGCAAGACCACGATCGGTCCCCTGCTCGCCGCAGGTCTGGGCGTTCCGTACGCCGAGGGCGACGATTTCCACCCGCCGGCGAACATCGCCAAGATGTCGGCGGGGACCCCGCTCGACGACGAGGACCGCTGGCCCTGGCTCGATGCGATCGGCCAGTGGGCGCACGGCCGCGAAGGGCTCGGCGGGGTGGTCTCCAGCTCCGCGCTCAAGCGCGTCTACCGCGACCGGCTCCGTGCCGAGGCCCCCGGTGTCGTCTTTCTCCACCTCACCGGCGACCGCGCGCTGATCGAGCAGCGGATGTCCGAGCGCAAGGGCCACTTCATGCCCACCGCGCTCCTCGACTCCCAGTTCGCCACCCTCCAGCCGCTGGGCGAGGACGAGGCGGGCGTGGCCGTCGACATCTCCGGGACCCCCGAAGCCATCACCGAGCGGGCCGTCGCAGCACTGCGGCGGTACGAGAAGTAGAGGAATCCACCGTGTCCAGTCTCAGCGTCGAGACCCTGGCAGCGGACGCCGTCGAGCCCATCACCTCCGCGGGCAACGCCCAGCTGGGGTTCGCGGTCCTCGCGGGCATCGCCGTCATCGTCCTGCTCATCACGAAGTTCAAGCTCCACCCCTTCCTGTCGCTGACCATCGGATCCCTGGCGCTCGGCGCGATCGCGGGAGCCCCGCTCGACAAGGTGATCACCAGCTTCACCGCCGGGCTCGGCTCGACCGTGGCCGGCGTCGGTGTGCTGATCGCGCTCGGTGCGATCCTCGGCAAGCTGCTCGCCGATTCGGGCGGCGCCGACCAGATCGTCGACACGATCCTGGCGAAGGCCGGGAAGTCCGGCGGAAAGATGATGCCGTGGGCGATGGTCCTCATCGCCTCGATCATCGGCCTGCCGCTCTTCTTCGAGATCGGCATCGTCCTGCTGATCCCGGTGGTGCTGCTCGTCGCCAAGCGCGGCAATTACTCGCTGATGCGCATCGGCATCCCCGCGCTCGCCGGTCTCTCCGTGATGCACGGCCTGATCCCCCCGCACCCGGGCCCGCTCGTCGCGATCGACGCGGTCGGCGCCAACCTCGGCATCACGCTGGCCCTCGGTGTGGTCGTGGCCATCCCGACGGTGATCATCGCCGGTCCGGTGTTCTCCCGGTACGCCGCACGCTGGGTGGACATCAAGGCCCCCGAGGCCATGGTCCCGTCCCGCCCCTCCGAGGACCTGGAGAAGCGTCCGAGCTTCGGCGCCACGGTGGCCACCATCCTGCTGCCCGTCGTACTGATGCTGGCCAAGGCCCTGGTCGACGTCATCGTCGACGACCCGACGCACATGATCCAGCGCGTCTTCGACGTCATCGGCTCCCCGCTGATCGCGCTGCTCGCCGCCGTCATCGTCGGCATGTTCACGCTGGGCCGCGCCGCGGGCTTCAGCAAGGGCAAGATGTCGACGACCGTCGAGAAGTCGCTCGGGCCGATCGCGGGCGTCCTGCTCATCGTCGGCGCCGGCGGTGGCTTCAAGCAGACGCTGATCGACTCGGGCGTCGGCCAGATGGTCATGGACATCTCCAAGGACTGGTCCATCCCCGCACTGCTGCTCGCCTGGATCATCGCCGTGATCATCCGTCTCGCCACGGGTTCCGCGACGGTGGCGACCGTCTCCGCCGCGGGCCTGCTGGCTCCGCTCGCCGCCGACATGTCGACCTCGCACGTGGCGCTCCTCGTGCTCGCCATCGGTGCGGGGTCGCTCTTCTTCAGCCACGTCAACGACGCGGGTTTCTGGCTGGTGAAGGAGTACTTCGGGATGAACGTCGGCCAGACGCTGAAGACCTGGTCGGTGATGGAGTCGATCATCTCGGTGGTCGCGATCGTCTTCGTCCTGCTGCTGTCGCTGGTCCTGTAGCCGGCGTACGGCGAAAGCGCCCGCCTCCTCCGGAATTCCGGAGGAGGCGGGCGCTTTCCTTGCTTCGTTACTTCACTCCGACCGCTCGGGTGATCTCCTGCAGGACGTTCCCGCCCTTGTTGTCGCTCGCCGACGCACGCAGCGAGATGTACGAGGCGCTGCGCGGCACGGTCAGACTCCCCTTCCAGGAAGCCCCCTTGCCGCTGAGCCCGACCTTCTGCCAGGTCGCGCCGTCGTCGTACGACACCTCCAGCTTGCCGCCGCCGAGCGTGCCGGTGCCGGCCGCGCCCTTCACGTACTCGGCGTAGATCCCGACCGGGATCCGCGAACCGGCCCGCACATTGCCCGCGAGGTCGGTGTCGACGTCGAAGCCGAGGTTGATCAGCGGCAGGAAGGTGTTCCGGTCGGCAGGGGTCTCCGCCGACTTGAAGGTCCACTCGGCGTGGCCCTTCGTCGACAGCTTCCACCGCTTCGCGTCGAGCGTCGTGTCGGTGGTGACCTTGTACGTGTGCTCCGCCGGGTCGGCGTCCCACGCATAGGCGCCGGAGCTCATCGCGTGATCGACCTGCACCCCGTCGACGTACACATCGGTGAACTGCGTCATCGAGTCGTCGCTCCACACGTCGCCGAAGCCGGTGTGGTCAGGACCCGAGTCGCCCCAGCCTGGGGTGTTGAAACTCAGGTTGTTGCCCTGGCGCTGCTGTCCCCAGCCGAGCCCGGTGCCCAGCCACGGGTGCCAGACCGGCTTGAACCAGTTCACCTCCTGGTGCGAGCCGCCCTTGTACGTGATGAGGCCGCTGCGCTCCTCGATGGCGGACGGGCCCGTGGTCACGGTCTCGTGCCAGGTCTGGCCCGCGCCGGTCGAGACGTAGTCGGTGCGCTCCACCGGGTAGGCGATCTTCTCCGCGAATCCGAGGCCGACGGGGAAGGTGCCGGTGATGGAGTAGCGGAACTCGCCGCCGTCCTGAGGCGCGACCGCGTGGAACTTGGTGTCCAGGACGGCGAGTTCGCGCTTCGACGGCCTGTACGTGAGCGAGCCCGAGGGGACGGTGCCCCTGTGCTCGTCGGTCAGGTCGTACACCCACGGCGTGTACTGGGTGCCGGTCATCTCGATCCGCCGGCCCTGCTTGGCGTACGCGGCGAGCGTGGCACCCCCTGCGGCGTCGAGTGTGGCGATCTGCAGCGGCCGGTCGGTGTAGTCGTCGGTGCCGAACCAGGCGTTGAGGCGGCCCGGCTCGTTGTCGGTGACGAACAGCGCCTTGACGCCGGCGTCCTGGGCTGCCTGGGCGAGCTCGCCGGGCGTGAGTGCGTCGCTGCGGTGCACCAGCACCGCCTTGCCCCGCACGTTCTTGCCGGTGTAGTCGGCGGGCGCGCCGTTGCCCGCGTCGACGACGGAGAGCCTGCTGGTGCCCTCGATCAGAGTGCCGCCCGGCTGGACGAGCGCGCTGCCGACCCCGCCGACCTGCAGCGCGGGCTTGCCCAGACGCCACACCGTACGGAACTCGAAGGTCCCGTCGCTCACCTTGTGGGTGGGCGCCGCGAAGATGCTGTCGTACTTGACGGGGACCTGCGCGGCGTTCATGAAGTCGGCGCCGCCGGACTTCCGGCTGACCTCCATGAGCAGCTGACGGTTCTCGGTGGTGCGCCCGACGTCGGCCTTCAGTTCCTTCAACTGGCGGCCGTCCAGCGTGATTTCACGGTCGCGGTCGAGCTTGATCTCCGGGTCGGAGAGATATCCGAGGCCCAGCGAGTCCTTGCCGTGGCTGCCGCGCACGTCGAGGAAGGAGTCGAGGTAGTACGAACCCGGCTGCAGGCGCAGCTCAAGGGTGCCGGAGTCGCCGACCACGGTGGTGTACGGGTCGTAGCCCGCGGCGAGCTTCTGGATCGCGAGGTAGGCGGGCGTCGGGGCGCCGTCCCGGTCCTTGACGTGGATGGTGAGCGTGTACCGCTCCTCCTCCTTGACCAGGCCGAACGTGGTGTGGGCGACGGTCTGCCCGCCGCTGCTCGCGAGGATCTGCCCGCTGAGGTTGCCGACGGCGGCCTTGGCGCCGTCACCGGTGACGGTGGTGGAGGCGGTGCCGTGCGCGGGGACGGTCAGCGTCCGGTCCGCGAGCGTGAGCACACCGTCGGGTGCGCCCTGCGCGGCGAGATTCAACTCCACTGCGGTCTCGGAGGAGTTGCTGTAGGTGAGGGTCCTGCTCACCGGCTGATTGCTGTCGTACGGCCACTTGTAGTAGCCGAGGTCGACGCTGCCGGTGGCGGTCACCTTGGCGCTGATCGCGTCGGGGACACTGACCCGGCCCGCGCCCAGCGTGTAGGCGGATGCGTCCAGTTGCTTGCTGGAGGACATCAGTGCGTCCTTCAGCTGGACGCCCGTCCAGTCCGGGTGCTCCTGGGCGAGCAGCGCCGCGACACCGGCGACGTGCGGCGTCGCCATCGACGTACCGCTCATGGTGGTGTACGAGCCGCTGCCGCTGACGAGCGAGGAGCGTGCGGCGAGGATGTCGACGCCGGGGGCGGAGACATCGGGCTTGAGGGCGTTGTCGCCCGTCCGCGGGCCCTGGCTGGTGAAGTAGGCGGCCTCGTCCGCGGAGTCGACCGCGCCCACGGTCAGGGCGGAGTCGGCGGCGCCGGGCGAGCCGATGGAGCCGGGAGCGCCGCTGTTGCCCGCCGCGATGACGAAGAGCGCGCCGGTCTCCTTGGAGAGGGTGTTGACGGCGGCGGCCATCGGGTCGGTGCCGTCGCTGCCCTCCTGCGAGCCGAGGCTCATGGAGATGACCTTGGCCTTGATGTCCTTGGCGGCCCACTCCATGCCGGCGATGATCTGGGACTCGCTGCCCTCGCCCTCGTTGCTGAGGACCTTGCCGACGGCGAGCGTGGCGTCGGGGGCGACGCCCTTCTCCGCGCCGTCGGACGCGGCGCCCGAGCCGCCGACCGTCGAAGTGACGTGCGTGCCGTGGCCGTTGGCGTCGGCGACCTGCTGGCCCTCGATGAAGGACTTGGACTCGGTGACCCGGGCGGCGAGGTCGGGGTGGGTGGCGTCGTACCCGGTGTCGAGGACGGCGACCTTCACGCCCTTGCCGGTGAGTCCGGCCTCCCACGCCTTGGGGGTGCCGATCTGCGCGTTGCTCTCGGCCATGTCGGCCTTGACGCGCCCGTCGAGCCAGACCTTGCCGATGCCGTCGGCGAAGCCACTGCGCCCGGTGGTGGCGGCGTCCCAGAACGTACGCCCCTTGTCGGCGTCGACGGCCGCGCCGCCGATGCTGGGCAGCGCACGGGTGCGCTCGGCGCCCTTGGGCAGGGCGGCCGCGCTGCGGGCGCTCTTGGCGCCGTACGTCACGATGAGGGGCGTCGCGTCGGTCGTGCCGTCGGCGAGCCCCTCCTTTATCAGCTCGCTGACGTCGAAGAGCCGCGCGTCCAGGGTGCCGGCGGCGAGGTAGGGGCGTGCCTCGTCGGGGACGACGCTGATGTGCCCGTCCGACACCTGGGTGCGAACGGTGCCGGTCGCGCCCTTCGCCCGGTCCACGGAGACGGACTTCTTGCCGCCGCCGAGGTCGGTCACCGTCACCTTGTCGCCCGTCACCAGGGTCACGGTGTGGGCGGAGCGGGCGGCGGCCGTCGTGGCGGGCGCGGGAGCCGCCTCCGTACCGCTCTGGGCGTGCACCGTGCCGGAGGGGATCAGAACGAACGCGAGTCCGGCCGACAGCAGGGCCGCTCCACGTCTCGCAGGTCCTCTGGTCATCACTGCCTCTCTTCCTGGGCCTCGGGCCCGGGGGTGTTGCCCGAGTGCCAGGGAGAGTCTTGGCAGATTCGTGTTACAGGGACATGGACAAAGGGGATCCGGGGCTGGCGGGAAGCGGGCGTGGCGTCTTCCCGCCACGGCGAGGTCCGGCCGGGCTCAGTTTCCGCCCTGTCCCGGTGGGAGCGTCTGCAGGTACTGCGCGGCCATCGCACTCGCCGCCGCGTCGACCCGTGCGTGGGCCCGGCGGAAGACGCTCTCCGCGGGGCCTGCCGGCCAGTCGGCGGGCAGGTGCTGGACGGGGAGGTGCGGGTCGGTGCGTACGATCTGCAGCCATTCGGTCAACAGGAGCAGTTTTACGGTGAGTTCGTCGGGCTCCGGCTGGTCCGTACCGTCGGCGAGGCCCGTCCACCGGTCTCGGAAAGCCGTGTAGCCGGCGGCCGGTGCGGCCAGGTCCCAGGTGCTGTGGACCATGGTGTCGATGTCGGTGTCCGGATCGGCGGTCGACCTGAACACGGTGAGGTGCGGGCCGAATCGCGGGTCGCCCGTCACCGCACCGACGTCCACGTGCCCCGGGGCG
The sequence above is drawn from the Streptomyces sp. NBC_01465 genome and encodes:
- a CDS encoding S-(hydroxymethyl)mycothiol dehydrogenase, which codes for MAQQVQGVIAPGKNEPVRVETIIVPDPGPGEAVVKIQACGVCHTDLHYKQGGINDEFPFLLGHEASGIVESVGEGVTDVAPGDFVILNWRAVCGNCRACLRGRPQYCFNTHNAKQKMTLLDGTELSPALGIGAFAEKTLVAAGQCTKVDPSVSPAVAGLLGCGVMAGIGAAINTGQVGRGDTVAVIGCGGVGDAAVVGARLAGAAKIIAVDIDDRKLQTAKTMGATHTVNSRSTDPVEAIRELTGGFGADVVIEAVGRPETYKQAFYARDLAGTVVLVGVPTPEMQLELPLIDVFGRGGALKSSWYGDCLPSRDFPMLIDLHQQGRIDLGAFVTETIALGEVEKAFERMHEGDVLRSVVVF
- a CDS encoding amino acid permease, with protein sequence MSDLSTAPAETSPHVDAGDEGYSKDLKSRHINMIAIGGAIGTGLFLGAGGRMAGAGPSLAIAYAVCGVFAFFVVRALGELVLYRPSSGAFVSYAREFMGEKGAYSAGWLYFLNWSTTAVADITAAATYAHFWSMFSSVPQWVCALVALAVVLTANLISVKYFGEMEFWFSIIKVAALVAFMCVGIYLVVTQHSVDGHTPGFSTIGDNGGLFPSGVMPMLLVIQGVVFAYASVELCGVAAGETEHPEKIMPKAINSIMWRVGIFYVGSVVLLALLLPYTSYSDGQSPFVTVLDKLGVPGAAGVMNLVVLTAALSSLNSGLYSTGRILRSMSLAGSAPRFTGRMNKGQVPYGGILLTAGFGVLGVVLNYVVPGEAFEIVLNFASIGILGTWGMIMLCSLLFWRRAQDGRVTRPGYRLPWAPYTQIVTLVFLACVVFLMWWGGGVGRTTVYCLPLIAAMLVGGWFLVRGRVREVASAGRGLGE
- a CDS encoding FadR/GntR family transcriptional regulator, with protein sequence MTTEGRGLHAHVLENLGPAITAGEYPPGSVLRTDELAQRFEVSRTVIREAIRVLESMHLVESRRRVGVTVRPTEQWNVYDPQVIRWRLAGADRPRQLRSLTVLRSAVEPVAAGLAARYATAEQCAALTEQALGMVASSRGQQLEAYLVHDIAFHRIVLGASGNEMFARLGDVVAEVLSGRTHHQVMFEDPDPAAVTLHVQVAEAVREGNAARAEELTREIAVGALKELDVLAP
- a CDS encoding gluconokinase, producing MSTTRVFVLMGVAGTGKTTIGPLLAAGLGVPYAEGDDFHPPANIAKMSAGTPLDDEDRWPWLDAIGQWAHGREGLGGVVSSSALKRVYRDRLRAEAPGVVFLHLTGDRALIEQRMSERKGHFMPTALLDSQFATLQPLGEDEAGVAVDISGTPEAITERAVAALRRYEK
- a CDS encoding GntT/GntP/DsdX family permease; the encoded protein is MSSLSVETLAADAVEPITSAGNAQLGFAVLAGIAVIVLLITKFKLHPFLSLTIGSLALGAIAGAPLDKVITSFTAGLGSTVAGVGVLIALGAILGKLLADSGGADQIVDTILAKAGKSGGKMMPWAMVLIASIIGLPLFFEIGIVLLIPVVLLVAKRGNYSLMRIGIPALAGLSVMHGLIPPHPGPLVAIDAVGANLGITLALGVVVAIPTVIIAGPVFSRYAARWVDIKAPEAMVPSRPSEDLEKRPSFGATVATILLPVVLMLAKALVDVIVDDPTHMIQRVFDVIGSPLIALLAAVIVGMFTLGRAAGFSKGKMSTTVEKSLGPIAGVLLIVGAGGGFKQTLIDSGVGQMVMDISKDWSIPALLLAWIIAVIIRLATGSATVATVSAAGLLAPLAADMSTSHVALLVLAIGAGSLFFSHVNDAGFWLVKEYFGMNVGQTLKTWSVMESIISVVAIVFVLLLSLVL
- a CDS encoding S8 family serine peptidase gives rise to the protein MTRGPARRGAALLSAGLAFVLIPSGTVHAQSGTEAAPAPATTAAARSAHTVTLVTGDKVTVTDLGGGKKSVSVDRAKGATGTVRTQVSDGHISVVPDEARPYLAAGTLDARLFDVSELIKEGLADGTTDATPLIVTYGAKSARSAAALPKGAERTRALPSIGGAAVDADKGRTFWDAATTGRSGFADGIGKVWLDGRVKADMAESNAQIGTPKAWEAGLTGKGVKVAVLDTGYDATHPDLAARVTESKSFIEGQQVADANGHGTHVTSTVGGSGAASDGAEKGVAPDATLAVGKVLSNEGEGSESQIIAGMEWAAKDIKAKVISMSLGSQEGSDGTDPMAAAVNTLSKETGALFVIAAGNSGAPGSIGSPGAADSALTVGAVDSADEAAYFTSQGPRTGDNALKPDVSAPGVDILAARSSLVSGSGSYTTMSGTSMATPHVAGVAALLAQEHPDWTGVQLKDALMSSSKQLDASAYTLGAGRVSVPDAISAKVTATGSVDLGYYKWPYDSNQPVSRTLTYSNSSETAVELNLAAQGAPDGVLTLADRTLTVPAHGTASTTVTGDGAKAAVGNLSGQILASSGGQTVAHTTFGLVKEEERYTLTIHVKDRDGAPTPAYLAIQKLAAGYDPYTTVVGDSGTLELRLQPGSYYLDSFLDVRGSHGKDSLGLGYLSDPEIKLDRDREITLDGRQLKELKADVGRTTENRQLLMEVSRKSGGADFMNAAQVPVKYDSIFAAPTHKVSDGTFEFRTVWRLGKPALQVGGVGSALVQPGGTLIEGTSRLSVVDAGNGAPADYTGKNVRGKAVLVHRSDALTPGELAQAAQDAGVKALFVTDNEPGRLNAWFGTDDYTDRPLQIATLDAAGGATLAAYAKQGRRIEMTGTQYTPWVYDLTDEHRGTVPSGSLTYRPSKRELAVLDTKFHAVAPQDGGEFRYSITGTFPVGLGFAEKIAYPVERTDYVSTGAGQTWHETVTTGPSAIEERSGLITYKGGSHQEVNWFKPVWHPWLGTGLGWGQQRQGNNLSFNTPGWGDSGPDHTGFGDVWSDDSMTQFTDVYVDGVQVDHAMSSGAYAWDADPAEHTYKVTTDTTLDAKRWKLSTKGHAEWTFKSAETPADRNTFLPLINLGFDVDTDLAGNVRAGSRIPVGIYAEYVKGAAGTGTLGGGKLEVSYDDGATWQKVGLSGKGASWKGSLTVPRSASYISLRASASDNKGGNVLQEITRAVGVK